The proteins below come from a single Trachemys scripta elegans isolate TJP31775 chromosome 16, CAS_Tse_1.0, whole genome shotgun sequence genomic window:
- the S100A16 gene encoding protein S100-A16 isoform X1, protein MTAKSGTNGTEMSGDPSELEWALHVLVKNYDKYASGCCKKPRRISKKDFRKMLSRELNHMLTDTGNKRAADKLICDLDENKDGHISFEEYWTLIGGIASPIACLIRQQEHGTKFTK, encoded by the exons GGACTAATGGGACCGAGATGTCGGGCGACCCGTCGGAGCTGGAATGGGCCCTCCACGTGCTGGTGAAGAACTACGACAAATACGCCAGCGGCTGCTGCAAGAAACCCCGGCGCATCAGCAAGAAGGATTTCCGCAAGATGCTGAGCCGGGAGCTCAACCACATGCTGACG GACACCGGGAACAAGCGCGCGGCCGACAAGCTCATCTGCGACCTGGATGAGAACAAGGACGGGCACATCAGCTTCGAGGAGTACTGGACCCTGATCGGCGGCATCGCCAGCCCCATTGCCTGCCTCATCCGCCAGCAGGAACATGGCACCAAGTTCACCAAGTAG
- the S100A16 gene encoding protein S100-A16 isoform X2 produces MSGDPSELEWALHVLVKNYDKYASGCCKKPRRISKKDFRKMLSRELNHMLTDTGNKRAADKLICDLDENKDGHISFEEYWTLIGGIASPIACLIRQQEHGTKFTK; encoded by the exons ATGTCGGGCGACCCGTCGGAGCTGGAATGGGCCCTCCACGTGCTGGTGAAGAACTATGACAAATACGCCAGCGGCTGCTGCAAGAAACCCCGGCGCATCAGCAAGAAGGATTTCCGCAAGATGCTGAGCCGGGAGCTCAACCACATGCTGACG GACACCGGGAACAAGCGCGCGGCCGACAAGCTCATCTGCGACCTGGATGAGAACAAGGACGGGCACATCAGCTTCGAGGAGTACTGGACCCTGATCGGCGGCATCGCCAGCCCCATTGCCTGCCTCATCCGCCAGCAGGAACATGGCACCAAGTTCACCAAGTAG